A genomic window from Salvia hispanica cultivar TCC Black 2014 chromosome 5, UniMelb_Shisp_WGS_1.0, whole genome shotgun sequence includes:
- the LOC125190252 gene encoding LRR receptor-like serine/threonine-protein kinase ERECTA isoform X1, with product MATSCKRFLLGFVVVLLSFASVDCDADGIVLLEIKKSFRDVDNVLYDWTDTPSSDHCVWRGIDCDNVTYNVVALNLSGLNLDGEISPAIGQLKSLVSVDLRGNRLSGQIPDEIGDCSALQSLDLSFNELFGDIPFSISKLKQLETLILKNNQLIGPIPSTLSQIPNLKILDLAQNRLSGEIPRLLYWNEVLQYLGLRGNNLQGSLSPDICQLSGLWYFDVRNNSLSGPIPENIGNCTSFQVLDLSYNNLTGDIPFNIGFLQVATLSLQNNHFSGQIPSVIGLMQALAVLDLSFNMLSGTIPPILGNLTYTEKLYLHANKLSGSIPPELGNMTKLHYLELNDNQLTGRIPPELGKLTDLFDLNIANNHLEGPIPDNLSSCTNLNNLNVHGNKLNGTVPLAFQKLESMTYLNLSSNNLRGPIPIELSRIGNLDTLDLSNNNISGDMPSSLGDLEHLLKLNLSNNALTGYIPAEFGNLRSIMEIDLSNNHLSGQIPDELSQLQNLFMLKLEYNNISGDVMSLANCLSLTVLNISYNNLVGFIPTAKNFSRFPPESFVGNPGLCGYWLSSNCRAPRPTERVSISKAAILGIALGAMVILLMILIAACRPHHPKTFTVGPLDKPVNYSSPKLVILHMNMALHVYEDIMRMTENLSEKYVIGYGASSTVYKCVLKNCRPVAVKKLYSHYPQCLKEFETELNTVGSIKHRNLVSLQGYSLSPSGYLLFYDYMENGSLWDVLHGTTKKKKLGWNTRLRIALGTAQGLAYLHHDCSPRIIHRDVKSSNILLDKDYEVHLTDFGIAKSLCTSKTHTSTFLMGTIGYIDPEYARTNRLTEKSDVYSYGIVLLELLTGWKAVDNESNLHQLILEKAANNSVMETVDPEISETCSDLGDVKKVFQLALLCTKRQPSDRPTMHEVVRVLGSLVPPPADAKPTAPVSLLQSGKGYKDEYANLKTTHLINCPSMSTSDAQLFLEFGQVISQNNV from the exons ATGGCTACTTCTTGCAAACGATTTCTTCTCGGATTCGTGGTGGTGTTGCTGAGCTTTGCTTCTGTGGACTGTGATGCTGACG GTATTGTTTTGCTGGAGATAAAGAAGTCATTCAGAGATGTTGATAATGTGCTGTATGACTGGACTGACACTCCATCTTCAGACCATTGCGTCTGGAGAGGAATTGACTGTGATAATGTCACCTACAATGTGGTTGCACT TAATCTTTCAGGCTTGAATCTTGATGGAGAAATTTCACCTGCTATAGGGCAGCTAAAGAGCCTAGTTTCAGT TGACTTGAGGGGGAATCGGCTCTCTGGTCAAATCCCGGATGAGATTGGGGACTGCTCTGCTCTACAGAGCTT GGACTTATCATTCAATGAGCTCTTTGGTGATATTCCCTTCTCAATTTCAAAACTGAAGCAACTGGAGACTTT GATTTTGAAAAACAACCAGCTTATTGGTCCAATCCCTTCAACACTCTCACAGATTCCTAACTTGAAAATTTT GGACTTGGCTCAGAATAGATTGAGTGGAGAAATACCTAGATTGTTGTACTGGAATGAGGTTCTTCAATACCT GGGGCTGAGGGGTAACAACCTCCAAGGTTCACTCTCTCCAGATATATGTCAGCTATCCGGCTTGTGGTATTT TGATGTTAGAAATAATAGCTTGAGTGGTCCGATTCCTGAAAACATCGGCAACTGCACTTCGTTCCAGGTTTT GGACTTGTCGTATAACAATTTAACGGGGGACATTCCATTCAATATTGGATTTCTTCAAGTTGCTACCTT GTCCTTGCAGAATAACCATTTCTCTGGGCAGATTCCATCAGTTATTGGTCTTATGCAGGCATTGGCAGTGCT AGACCTAAGTTTTAACATGCTGAGTGGAACGATCCCTCCAATTCTTGGAAATTTAACCTACACAGAGAAACT GTATCTTCATGCAAACAAGTTAAGTGGATCAATCCCCCCCGAGCTTGGAAATATGACAAAGCTTCACTATCT GGAATTGAATGATAATCAGCTGACAGGGCGTATTCCACCAGAACTTGGGAAGCTTACAGACTTATTTGATCT AAATATAGCTAACAATCATTTGGAGGGGCCGATACCAGATAATCTTAGCTCCTGCACAAACCTTAACAACCT AAACGTGCATGGAAACAAATTGAATGGAACTGTTCCCTTGGCATTTCAAAAGCTTGAAAGCATGACTTATTT GAACCTATCCTCCAACAATCTCAGAGGCCCCATTCCCATTGAGTTGTCTCGTATTGGCAATCTGGACACGCT AGACCTCTCCAATAATAACATCAGCGGTGATATGCCCTCCTCTCTTGGCGACCTGGAACATCTCTTGAAACT AAATTTAAGCAACAATGCTCTGACGGGCTACATACCGGCTGAATTTGGCAATTTGAGAAGCATTATGGAGAT AGATCTTTCAAATAATCACCTTTCTGGTCAAATTCCCGATGAGCTTAGCCAGCTTCAAAATCTCTTCATGCT GAAACTGGAATACAACAATATATCGGGTGATGTGATGTCGCTTGCCAACTGCCTCAGTCTTACCGTGCT GAACATTTCATACAACAATCTTGTTGGATTTATTCCCACAGCAAAGAACTTCTCCAGGTTTCCACCTGAGAG TTTTGTAGGCAATCCAGGACTCTGTGGCTATTGGCTCAGCTCAAACTGCCGTGCACCTCGACCCACTGAGCGAG TCTCGATTTCTAAAGCAGCTATACTCGGAATAGCTCTTGGAGCTATGGTGATTCTTCTGATGATCTTGATTGCAGCTTGTCGTCCCCACCATCCGAAGACTTTCACAGTTGGGCCTCTCGATAAGCCAG TTAACTACTCGTCTCCAAAGCTTGTTATCCTTCACATGAACATGGCTCTTCATGTGTACGAAGACATAATGAGGATGACGGAGAATTTAAGCGAGAAATATGTTATTGGATATGGTGCATCGAGCACTGTGTACAAGTGTGTACTCAAGAACTGCAGGCCTGTGGCTGTGAAGAAACTCTACTCTCACTACCCCCAGTGTTTGAAAGAATTTGAAACCGAGCTAAACACGGTAGGGAGCATCAAGCATCGGAATCTCGTTAGCCTTCAAGGATATTCACTGTCCCCTTCCGGATACCTTCTGTTCTATGACTACATGGAAAACGGAAGCCTCTGGGACGTCCTTCATG GGACtacaaagaagaagaaacttgGGTGGAACACCCGTCTTCGCATAGCACTAGGCACTGCACAGGGGCTAGCGTATCTTCACCACGACTGTAGCCCTCGGATCATCCACAGGGATGTGAAGTCGTCCAACATTTTACTGGACAAGGACTACGAAGTTCATCTCACGGATTTTGGCATTGCCAAGAGCCTATGCACATCCAAGACTCACACTTCGACGTTCTTGATGGGAACTATTGGTTACATTGATCCTGAATATGCTCGGACTAACCGTCTTACAGAGAAGTCTGATGTGTACAGCTATGGGATTGTGCTTCTTGAGCTGCTTACCGGATGGAAAGCTGTGGACAACGAGTCAAATCTACACCAACTG ATTCTGGAAAAGGCAGCAAACAACTCAGTGATGGAAACTGTGGACCCGGAGATCTCGGAGACCTGCTCGGATCTGGGGGATGTGAAGAAGGTGTTTCAGCTGGCTCTGTTGTGCACGAAGCGACAGCCGTCGGATAGGCCAACGATGCATGAGGTGGTTCGTGTGCTGGGGAGCTTAGTGCCCCCACCTGCGGATGCTAAACCGACAGCACCGGTGTCTCTCCTCCAATCTGGGAAAGGCTATAAGGATGAGTATGCAAATCTGAAGACGACTCACTTGATCAACTGCCCTTCCATGAGCACATCCGATGCCCAACTATTCCTAGAATTTGGGCAGGTGATTTCTCAGAACAACGTGTGA
- the LOC125190252 gene encoding LRR receptor-like serine/threonine-protein kinase ERECTA isoform X2: MLIMCCMTGLTLHLQTIASGEELTVIMSPTMWLHCLNLDGEISPAIGQLKSLVSVDLRGNRLSGQIPDEIGDCSALQSLDLSFNELFGDIPFSISKLKQLETLILKNNQLIGPIPSTLSQIPNLKILDLAQNRLSGEIPRLLYWNEVLQYLGLRGNNLQGSLSPDICQLSGLWYFDVRNNSLSGPIPENIGNCTSFQVLDLSYNNLTGDIPFNIGFLQVATLSLQNNHFSGQIPSVIGLMQALAVLDLSFNMLSGTIPPILGNLTYTEKLYLHANKLSGSIPPELGNMTKLHYLELNDNQLTGRIPPELGKLTDLFDLNIANNHLEGPIPDNLSSCTNLNNLNVHGNKLNGTVPLAFQKLESMTYLNLSSNNLRGPIPIELSRIGNLDTLDLSNNNISGDMPSSLGDLEHLLKLNLSNNALTGYIPAEFGNLRSIMEIDLSNNHLSGQIPDELSQLQNLFMLKLEYNNISGDVMSLANCLSLTVLNISYNNLVGFIPTAKNFSRFPPESFVGNPGLCGYWLSSNCRAPRPTERVSISKAAILGIALGAMVILLMILIAACRPHHPKTFTVGPLDKPVNYSSPKLVILHMNMALHVYEDIMRMTENLSEKYVIGYGASSTVYKCVLKNCRPVAVKKLYSHYPQCLKEFETELNTVGSIKHRNLVSLQGYSLSPSGYLLFYDYMENGSLWDVLHGTTKKKKLGWNTRLRIALGTAQGLAYLHHDCSPRIIHRDVKSSNILLDKDYEVHLTDFGIAKSLCTSKTHTSTFLMGTIGYIDPEYARTNRLTEKSDVYSYGIVLLELLTGWKAVDNESNLHQLILEKAANNSVMETVDPEISETCSDLGDVKKVFQLALLCTKRQPSDRPTMHEVVRVLGSLVPPPADAKPTAPVSLLQSGKGYKDEYANLKTTHLINCPSMSTSDAQLFLEFGQVISQNNV; this comes from the exons ATGTTGATAATGTGCTGTATGACTGGACTGACACTCCATCTTCAGACCATTGCGTCTGGAGAGGAATTGACTGTGATAATGTCACCTACAATGTGGTTGCACT GCTTGAATCTTGATGGAGAAATTTCACCTGCTATAGGGCAGCTAAAGAGCCTAGTTTCAGT TGACTTGAGGGGGAATCGGCTCTCTGGTCAAATCCCGGATGAGATTGGGGACTGCTCTGCTCTACAGAGCTT GGACTTATCATTCAATGAGCTCTTTGGTGATATTCCCTTCTCAATTTCAAAACTGAAGCAACTGGAGACTTT GATTTTGAAAAACAACCAGCTTATTGGTCCAATCCCTTCAACACTCTCACAGATTCCTAACTTGAAAATTTT GGACTTGGCTCAGAATAGATTGAGTGGAGAAATACCTAGATTGTTGTACTGGAATGAGGTTCTTCAATACCT GGGGCTGAGGGGTAACAACCTCCAAGGTTCACTCTCTCCAGATATATGTCAGCTATCCGGCTTGTGGTATTT TGATGTTAGAAATAATAGCTTGAGTGGTCCGATTCCTGAAAACATCGGCAACTGCACTTCGTTCCAGGTTTT GGACTTGTCGTATAACAATTTAACGGGGGACATTCCATTCAATATTGGATTTCTTCAAGTTGCTACCTT GTCCTTGCAGAATAACCATTTCTCTGGGCAGATTCCATCAGTTATTGGTCTTATGCAGGCATTGGCAGTGCT AGACCTAAGTTTTAACATGCTGAGTGGAACGATCCCTCCAATTCTTGGAAATTTAACCTACACAGAGAAACT GTATCTTCATGCAAACAAGTTAAGTGGATCAATCCCCCCCGAGCTTGGAAATATGACAAAGCTTCACTATCT GGAATTGAATGATAATCAGCTGACAGGGCGTATTCCACCAGAACTTGGGAAGCTTACAGACTTATTTGATCT AAATATAGCTAACAATCATTTGGAGGGGCCGATACCAGATAATCTTAGCTCCTGCACAAACCTTAACAACCT AAACGTGCATGGAAACAAATTGAATGGAACTGTTCCCTTGGCATTTCAAAAGCTTGAAAGCATGACTTATTT GAACCTATCCTCCAACAATCTCAGAGGCCCCATTCCCATTGAGTTGTCTCGTATTGGCAATCTGGACACGCT AGACCTCTCCAATAATAACATCAGCGGTGATATGCCCTCCTCTCTTGGCGACCTGGAACATCTCTTGAAACT AAATTTAAGCAACAATGCTCTGACGGGCTACATACCGGCTGAATTTGGCAATTTGAGAAGCATTATGGAGAT AGATCTTTCAAATAATCACCTTTCTGGTCAAATTCCCGATGAGCTTAGCCAGCTTCAAAATCTCTTCATGCT GAAACTGGAATACAACAATATATCGGGTGATGTGATGTCGCTTGCCAACTGCCTCAGTCTTACCGTGCT GAACATTTCATACAACAATCTTGTTGGATTTATTCCCACAGCAAAGAACTTCTCCAGGTTTCCACCTGAGAG TTTTGTAGGCAATCCAGGACTCTGTGGCTATTGGCTCAGCTCAAACTGCCGTGCACCTCGACCCACTGAGCGAG TCTCGATTTCTAAAGCAGCTATACTCGGAATAGCTCTTGGAGCTATGGTGATTCTTCTGATGATCTTGATTGCAGCTTGTCGTCCCCACCATCCGAAGACTTTCACAGTTGGGCCTCTCGATAAGCCAG TTAACTACTCGTCTCCAAAGCTTGTTATCCTTCACATGAACATGGCTCTTCATGTGTACGAAGACATAATGAGGATGACGGAGAATTTAAGCGAGAAATATGTTATTGGATATGGTGCATCGAGCACTGTGTACAAGTGTGTACTCAAGAACTGCAGGCCTGTGGCTGTGAAGAAACTCTACTCTCACTACCCCCAGTGTTTGAAAGAATTTGAAACCGAGCTAAACACGGTAGGGAGCATCAAGCATCGGAATCTCGTTAGCCTTCAAGGATATTCACTGTCCCCTTCCGGATACCTTCTGTTCTATGACTACATGGAAAACGGAAGCCTCTGGGACGTCCTTCATG GGACtacaaagaagaagaaacttgGGTGGAACACCCGTCTTCGCATAGCACTAGGCACTGCACAGGGGCTAGCGTATCTTCACCACGACTGTAGCCCTCGGATCATCCACAGGGATGTGAAGTCGTCCAACATTTTACTGGACAAGGACTACGAAGTTCATCTCACGGATTTTGGCATTGCCAAGAGCCTATGCACATCCAAGACTCACACTTCGACGTTCTTGATGGGAACTATTGGTTACATTGATCCTGAATATGCTCGGACTAACCGTCTTACAGAGAAGTCTGATGTGTACAGCTATGGGATTGTGCTTCTTGAGCTGCTTACCGGATGGAAAGCTGTGGACAACGAGTCAAATCTACACCAACTG ATTCTGGAAAAGGCAGCAAACAACTCAGTGATGGAAACTGTGGACCCGGAGATCTCGGAGACCTGCTCGGATCTGGGGGATGTGAAGAAGGTGTTTCAGCTGGCTCTGTTGTGCACGAAGCGACAGCCGTCGGATAGGCCAACGATGCATGAGGTGGTTCGTGTGCTGGGGAGCTTAGTGCCCCCACCTGCGGATGCTAAACCGACAGCACCGGTGTCTCTCCTCCAATCTGGGAAAGGCTATAAGGATGAGTATGCAAATCTGAAGACGACTCACTTGATCAACTGCCCTTCCATGAGCACATCCGATGCCCAACTATTCCTAGAATTTGGGCAGGTGATTTCTCAGAACAACGTGTGA
- the LOC125188503 gene encoding polyadenylate-binding protein-interacting protein 7-like, whose amino-acid sequence MYLSGKGPSGDKNLGSSKLTLNPNATEFVPFFLRSPVAGSNGAEASSKFVTSAAPGPGKGILDRVESSASNDSDEEAQQYWRNQLPDDITPDFKVMGIDDNQGANSLSFSSLSLTDDNESSRFSSSIGSGFMLKEQQGLSLHPVNGNNHTEQLRYPVSSYGEYLSPTSYHSSLSKPWDQQIVSNDQLVPREGTDVGNPRHGLLADMSSEQLMLDSSDVSPLEFLASQFPGFAAESLTEVYFANGGDLNLTIEMLTQLELQVDGGLNQTMPSKTVSAPNLNSMDFPALSVIDSQTELVIPQNGSAYRSPEKLGSLLFRSNSFVPSRGATDFASAVRKMVPQDSSMWKYEKNGSSDASIGSSRSSQVLASSYNSGQGRGIYGDRFQSRGSARSSPVWLETGDAVANIYSEMRGEARDHARVRNVYFEQARQAYLVGNKALAKELSIKGQLHNMHMKAAHGKAQESIFRQRNSDIQTNGREQMIDLHGLHVSEAIHVLKRELAVMKNAARSMDQRLLVYICVGTGHHTRGARTPARLPTAVQRYLLEEEGLDYSEPQPGLLRVVIY is encoded by the exons ATGTACTTGTCGGGAAAGGGACCTTCTGGCGACAAAAATCTTGGTTCTTCAAAACTAACTTTGAACCCCAACGCCACAGaatttgttccattttttctAAGGTCGCCTGTAGCTGGCTCTAACGGTGCTGAGGCATCCTCAAAATTTGTTACCTCCGCAGCTCCTGGCCCGGGGAAAGGAATATTAGACAGAGTAGAGTCGTCAGCCTCAAATGACTCTGATGAGGAAGCTCAGCAATACTGGCGCAATCAGCTCCCTGATGATATTACTCCCGACTTTAAGGTCATGGGTATCGATGATAATCAAGGGGCCAATAGCTTATCATTTTCAAGCCTATCTTTGACTGATGACAACGAAAGTTCAagattttcttcttcaatagGTAGTGGTTTTATGTTGAAGGAACAACAAGGGTTATCTCTTCACCCTGTAAATGGAAACAATCATACTGAACAGCTGAGATATCCAGTCTCTTCCTATGGGGAATACCTGTCGCCTACAAGTTATCATTCATCACTCTCTAAGCCTTGGGACCAACAGATTGTCAGCAACGATCAACTTGTTCCAAGAGAAGGAACTGATGTTGGGAATCCAAGACATGGTCTTCTAGCTGACATGTCAAGTGAGCAATTAATGCTGGATAGTTCAGATGTGAGCCCTCTAGAGTTCCTAGCTTCACAATTCCCTGGTTTCGCAGCTGAAAGTCTCACAGAGGTTTATTTTGCAAACGGAGGCGATCTAAACCTGACAATTGAGATGCTGACTCAGCTTGAG CTTCAGGTTGATGGTGGCTTGAATCAGACCATGCCTTCAAAAACTGTATCTGCACCAAATCTTAATTCGATGGATTTTCCTGCACTCTCTGTGATCGATAGTCAAACCGAGTTAGTTATTCCCCAAAATGGCAGTGCCTATCGCTCTCCAGAAAAGCTAGGCTCGTTGCTGTTCAGATCCAATTCCTTTGTTCCATCAAGGGGTGCTACTGATTTTGCTTCGGCTGTCAGGAAAATGGTACCTCAAGATTCAAGCATGTggaaatatgagaaaaatggcTCTTCAGATGCAAGCATTGGATCAAGCCGAAGTTCCCAAGTACTAGCAAGCTCATACAACAGTGGTCAGGGGAGGGGCATCTATGGTGATAGGTTCCAAAGCCGAGGATCAGCTCGCTCATCTCCTGTCTGGCTTGAAACTGGAGATGCAGTCG CAAATATATACTCTGAAATGCGGGGGGAAGCTCGTGATCATGCACGCGTGCGCAATGTATACTTTGAGCAG GCACGGCAAGCGTACCTCGTTGGTAACAAGGCCTTAGCCAAGGAGTTGAGCATTAAGGGACAGCTGCACAATATGCACATGAAAGCAGCTCACGGGAAGGCACAAGAAAGCATTTTTCGCCAGAG GAATTCAGACATTCAAACAAACGGGAGGGAACAGATGATTGATCTGCACGGTCTACACGTGAGTGAAGCTATTCATGTCCTCAAGCGTGAACTGGCGGTGATGAAGAACGCAGCAAGATCGATGGATCAAAGACTGCTTGTCTACATATGCGTAGGGACTGGTCACCACACAAGGGGGGCTCGCACGCCTGCTAGACTCCCGACTGCGGTTCAGCGCTACTTGCTGGAGGAGGAGGGCCTCGATTATTCAGAGCCGCAGCCAGGACTCCTCCGAGTTGTTATATACTGA